The genomic region CGGACAGGTCGCCTGTTTCTCGCTCTATCCCACGAAGAACCTGGGCGCGCTGGGCGATGGCGGGGTGATCGCGACCGCCGACACGGCCCTGGCCGAACGCCTCGCAGCCCTGCGCCAGTACGGCTGGCGCCGGCACTACATTTCGGAGGATATCGGCGTGAACAGCCGGCTCGACGAACTGCAGGCCGCGATCCTGCGCGCCAAGCTGCCGCATCTGCACGCGCAGAACGCCCGCCGCGCCGCCATCGCCGCCCGCTACGACGCAGCCCTGGCCGGCACGGCGATCACGCCGCCGGCACGCCGCCCCGAGGCCGGCCACGTCTTCCACCAATACGTCATCCGCGTGCCCGACCGCGCGGCCTTGCAGGCCCGGCTGCGCGAGCGCGGCATCGGTACGGGCGTGCACTACCCGGTGCCGGTGCACCTGCAGGCGGCCTATTGCGGCCGCGTCGCCCTGGGACCCGCCGCCTGCCGCGAGAGCGAACGCGCCGCGGCCGAAGTGCTGAGCCTGCCGATGTATCCGGAACTGACGGATGCCCAGGTGGACCAGGTCTGCACGGCCCTGACATAGCGCGGGGCGTTGCCCCGCACCCGACCAGGGCTTCGCCCTGGACCGACCAAGGGCTTCGCCCTTGGAACCCATAAATTTCTGTGCCGCGCAGCGAGACTGGGATCCAAGGGCCTTGTGGCCCTTGGCAGGTCCAGGGCGGAGCCCTGGCCTTTCAAACGCCAGGGGCGGAGGCGATCACTCGCCCCCGCCCCTGCTGTCGTCGTGTCCGCCTGAGAGCGCTTACGCGCTCTTCGCCATGATCTCGTCGGCGATGTTCCGCGGCACCGGCTCGTAGTGGTTGAACTGCATGGTGAAGGACGCGCGGCCCTTGGTCATGCTGCGCAGGTCGGAAATGTAGCCGAACATTTCCTTCAGCGGCACGTGCGCGCGCACCATGACGGTGGAGCCGGCGCTCTCCTGGTTCTGGATCATGCCGCGGCGGCGGTTGAGGTCGCCCACCACGTCGCCGACATGGTCCTGCGGCGTGGTCACTTCCACGTCCATGATCGGCTCGAGGATGATCGGCCCGGCCTTCTTCATGCCTTCGCGGAAGCAGGCCTTGGCGGCGATTTCGAAGGCCAGCGCCGAGGAGTCGACGTCGTGGTACTTGCCGTCCACCAGGGTGTACTTGAAGTCCACCGTGGGGAAGCCGGCCAGCACGCCGGTGTCGGCCTGCATCTTGATGCCCTTCTCGACCGCCGGGATGTATTCCCGCGGCACCGAGCCGCCGACCACCTTGTTCTCGAACACCACGCCGCCGTTGCGTTCCTGCGGCTCGAAGATGATCTTCACCTCGGCGAACTGGCCGGAGCCGCCGGTCTGCTTCTTATGGGTGTAGACCTCGGTGTGCGACTTGCTGATGGTCTCGCGATAGGCCACCTGCGGCGCGCCGATATTCGCCTCGACGCCGTATTCACGCCTCAGGCGGTCGATGATGATCTCGAGATGCAGCTCGCCCATGCCGGAGAGGATGGTCTGGCCGGTCTCCTGGTCGGTGCGCAGGCGCAGGCTCGGATCCTCGCCGGCCAGCTTCTGCAGGCCGATCGTCATCTTCTCGACCGAGTCCTTGGTGCGCGGCTCGACCGAGATGTCGATCACCGGCACCGGGAAGGCCATGCGCTCCAGCACCACCGGATCGTCCTGCGAGGCGAGCGTGTCGCCCGTGCCGGTGTCCTTCAGGCCGACGAAGGCGGCGATGTCGCCGGCCTCGACTTCCTTGATCTCGGCGCGCTTGTCGGCATGCATCTGGAACATGCGGCCGACGCGTTCCTTGTGGCCCTTGGTGGTGTTCAGCAGCGTGTCGCCGCTCTTCAGCGTGCCGGCATAGACGCGCACGAAGGTCAGCGTGCCGTATTTGTCGTTGATGATCTTGAAGGCCAGACCGGCGAAGGATGCCTTCGGGTCGGCCTTGATGCGGCGGCGCAGGCTCTCGTCCTGCTCCTCCTCGCCTTCCTCGCCGGCGACGGCGATGCCCGGGACGTCCAGGGGGCTCGGCAGGTAGTCGAGCACGGCGTCGAGCAGCGGCTGCACGCCCTTGTTCTTGAAGGCGGTGCCGCACAGCACGGGGCGGAAGGCGCCGCTGATGGCGCCGGCCTTGATGCAGCGCTTCAGCGTGGCGACGGCGACGTCACCATGCTCGAAATATTCCTCCATCGCCGCGTCGTCCACCGACAGTGCGGTGTCGAGCAGGGTCTGGCGGTATTCCTTGGCCTTCTCTTCCAGATCCGCGGGGATCGGCTCGTCATGGTACTTGGCGCCGAGTTCGCCGCCTTCCCAGACGATGGCCTTCATCTCGACGAGGTCGACGACGCCCACGAAGCGGTCCTCGATGCCGATCGGCAGCTGCAGCGGCAGCGCCACGATATCGAGCTTTTCCTTCAGCGTGTCGAAGGCGCGGTAGAAATCGGCGCCGGTACGGTCAAGCTTGTTGATGAAAATGATGCGCGGGACGTTGTAGCGGTCGGCGAGACGCCAGTTGGTCTCGGACTGCGGCTGCACGCCGGCCACGCCCTCGATGATGAACACCGCGCCATCCAGCACGCGCAGCGAGCGGTTCACCTCGATGTTGAAGTCGATATGGCCAGGCGTGTCGATGATGTTGATGCGGTGGTCCTTCCACTCGCACGTCACCGCGGCGGACGTGATCGTGATGCCACGCTCACGCTCCTGCTCCATGTAGTCGGTCGTGGTGTTGCCGTCATGCACCTCGCCGATCTTGTGTGACACGCCCGTGTAATAGAGAATGCGCTCGGTCGTGGTGGTCTTCCCCGCGTCGATATGCGCGGTGATCCCGATATTGCGAATCCTCTCAAGCGGCGTTCCGGACACGGCAAACCTCCATTAGCCCATCGGGCACAACCAACGACGGGCGCGGAGAGGCTTCCGCCCCTCGCGCCCGTCGGTGTCCGGCCCCACGAGCCGGTGCGATGTGGACCGTCAAATGCCCTCCTGCACGCCGATTTGCAAGGGCCGCGTGAGGGTTGCGCCGCATGGTTGTCGCATGGCTGCACGGCATCGTGCCGGCGTCCTGTGCCGCCGGCCGCATTGTCGTGCGAAACCGTTTCGTGGCGGGCCCGACCCGCCTTGCGCTGGAATATGGGCATGGACATGCGCGCTTTCCATGCCCCGGTTCGCGTTGGCCCGGGACGGCGGGGCGGCGAGCCTCTGTGGCGGGTTACTGCGGAGCCGGCCCGTCCGCCGGCGCCACGGCGCGGCCGCGCAGGCGGTAGGCCAGCAGTCCCAGCCACTCATGCGCGGCCGAATCCAGCAATTCCAGCCGGTCGGCCAGTTCCAGCGACAGCCGCCAGGCGAAATGCCGCCGCGTCCGATAGGCCGAGGGCCACGGCTCCACCTCCCAGCCGGCCGCGCGGAAGGTCGCGACCGCGCGCGGCATGTGCAGGGCCGAGGTCACCAGCAGCCAGGTCTCGCCCGGCCGGGGCCGCACCAGATCCCGGGTGAGCACCGCGTTTTCCCAGGTGTTGTCGGAGGCCGCCTCGTAGACGACCCGATCGGCCAGTCCGAAATCGGCGAAGAACAGCCGTGCCGCGTCCGCTTCCGTGGTGCCGCCCGGCGTCATCCACCCCATGCCGCCGGTGAACACCAGCCGCGCCTCGGGATGCTGCCGGGCCAACGCGACGAAGGTGGTCATGCGCTCGGCGGCGGAATTGAGGCCGGGGGTGCCACGGTCCCCGGCGATCCAGGGCCGTACCGCGCCGCCGAGCACCACGATTCCGTCCACCCTGGCCGGCGCCTCGTGCCGCTGTGGGTACCAGTCCTCGAGCGGCCGGGCGATCCACTGGTCGACCGGCAGCGCCAGCAGCAGCGCCTGGCAGCCGATGCCGCTCACCAGCAGCACGCGCGCCAGGATGGCCCGCCGGGCGAACAGACAGACCAGCCCGGCCAGGGCGATGAGCGTGAGGGCCACGCTCGGGCGGGCGAGCGCGTTGGCGAGGTAACCCAGGAAGGCTGACATGGCCGGGACATAGCACCACCCGCGCGCCGGGTGAATCTCCATCGGCAACGATGCCCCCGGCGCATGCAACCCGAGGCTCCGCCCGCCGTTGGCCCGGGCAATGCCGTCCTCAACATCAGGCGATCCGGCGTCACCGATCGCCACGCATGGCGGATCGGTCCTGCCCGCCGTCTGCGTCGATGCCTACAACGCCGAGCTGCGCAGCGACGAGGGCTTCCTCGGCGACCGCGCCAGCCGCGGCGCGTTCCGCGACACGCTGGAGTCCTGGCGGGAGCGGCTGCGGACCGCCGGCGAGGATCCCTTCGGCGACACCCCCACCGAAACCATCGGCAAGTCCACGCTCGATCGCGTGCTTGCGGACGGCGACCCCAATGCCGCCGGCGTCGTGCAGGCCGCCATCGAGGCGTTCGCGCAGGAATTCGCCGGCGTGATCCGCCACCTGCTGCGCACGCCCGACTGGCAGGGCACCCCGCGCATCGTGGTCGGCGGCGGGCTGCGCGGGGGACGAATCGGCGAGCTGGTGATCGGCCGGACCGCCGTGCTGCTGAAGGGCGAGCGCTGCGAGGTCGACCTGCTGCCGATCCGCCACGATCCCGACGAGGCCGGCTTGATCGGCTGCGCGCACCTCGCCCCGACCTGGCTGTTCGCCGGGCATGACAGCATCCTGGGCGTCGATATCGGCGGCACCAACATCCGCGCCGGGCTGGTGGAGCTGCGGCTGGACCGGGGCCCCGACCTCGCCCGCACCCGGGTGCGCGAGCCGCTGCTGTGGCGGCACCGCAAGGACCAGCCGGGCCGCGAGCAGGCAGTGGAACGGCTGGCGGAGATGCTGCGGACGCTGATCGAGCGCGCCCACAAGAAGAAGCAGATGCTCGCGCCGTTCATCGGCATTGGCTGCCCCGGCCTGATCCGGCCGGATGGCAGGATCGCCCGTGGCGGCCAGAACCTTCCCGGCGATTGGGAGGCGGAGGACTTCAACCTGCCGGCGCGGCTGCGCGAAGCAATCCCGGCGATCGGCAGCCACGAGACGGTGTGCCTGCTGCACAACGATGCCGTGGTGCAGGGGCTGTCGGAGGCGCCCTTCATGCGCGACGTGCCGCAGTGGGGGGTGCTGACCATCGGCACCGGGCTCGGCAATGCCCGCTTCACCAATCGCCCCCGTCCCCCCTGAAGGTGCTACGGCCGCGCTGTTGGCACGAAGCGCTGCACCCGCCGGCCGGCATCGACTTCGGTCGTGAACACGTCTCCCCGGCTGTCCACGGCGATGTTGTGCAGCCAGTGGAACTGCCCCGGCTGCCGCCCCGGCCGGCCGAAGGCGCCGAGCACCGTGCCGTCGGCGCGGCGGAGGATGTGCACCTGCCCGTTGCCGCCATCGGCATCCAGCAGGAAGCTTTGCGCCGCGTCCGGCCACACGCCCAGGTCCCACACGCT from Rhodovastum atsumiense harbors:
- a CDS encoding DegT/DnrJ/EryC1/StrS family aminotransferase, whose protein sequence is MTSTPLSVPQANPGAGYRALKPEIDAAIQRALASGWYVLGEEGRGFEREFAAWLGIPHAVGCGNGTDALALALRALGIGPGCAVATVSHTAVATVAAIEMAGATPVLIDIDPRHYTIDPVELDTVLAHPPAGLPPIRAVIPVHLYGQAADLDAIAATCDRHGAAMIEDCSQAHGATLHGRTVGTFGQVACFSLYPTKNLGALGDGGVIATADTALAERLAALRQYGWRRHYISEDIGVNSRLDELQAAILRAKLPHLHAQNARRAAIAARYDAALAGTAITPPARRPEAGHVFHQYVIRVPDRAALQARLRERGIGTGVHYPVPVHLQAAYCGRVALGPAACRESERAAAEVLSLPMYPELTDAQVDQVCTALT
- the fusA gene encoding elongation factor G → MSGTPLERIRNIGITAHIDAGKTTTTERILYYTGVSHKIGEVHDGNTTTDYMEQERERGITITSAAVTCEWKDHRINIIDTPGHIDFNIEVNRSLRVLDGAVFIIEGVAGVQPQSETNWRLADRYNVPRIIFINKLDRTGADFYRAFDTLKEKLDIVALPLQLPIGIEDRFVGVVDLVEMKAIVWEGGELGAKYHDEPIPADLEEKAKEYRQTLLDTALSVDDAAMEEYFEHGDVAVATLKRCIKAGAISGAFRPVLCGTAFKNKGVQPLLDAVLDYLPSPLDVPGIAVAGEEGEEEQDESLRRRIKADPKASFAGLAFKIINDKYGTLTFVRVYAGTLKSGDTLLNTTKGHKERVGRMFQMHADKRAEIKEVEAGDIAAFVGLKDTGTGDTLASQDDPVVLERMAFPVPVIDISVEPRTKDSVEKMTIGLQKLAGEDPSLRLRTDQETGQTILSGMGELHLEIIIDRLRREYGVEANIGAPQVAYRETISKSHTEVYTHKKQTGGSGQFAEVKIIFEPQERNGGVVFENKVVGGSVPREYIPAVEKGIKMQADTGVLAGFPTVDFKYTLVDGKYHDVDSSALAFEIAAKACFREGMKKAGPIILEPIMDVEVTTPQDHVGDVVGDLNRRRGMIQNQESAGSTVMVRAHVPLKEMFGYISDLRSMTKGRASFTMQFNHYEPVPRNIADEIMAKSA
- a CDS encoding YdcF family protein: MSAFLGYLANALARPSVALTLIALAGLVCLFARRAILARVLLVSGIGCQALLLALPVDQWIARPLEDWYPQRHEAPARVDGIVVLGGAVRPWIAGDRGTPGLNSAAERMTTFVALARQHPEARLVFTGGMGWMTPGGTTEADAARLFFADFGLADRVVYEAASDNTWENAVLTRDLVRPRPGETWLLVTSALHMPRAVATFRAAGWEVEPWPSAYRTRRHFAWRLSLELADRLELLDSAAHEWLGLLAYRLRGRAVAPADGPAPQ
- a CDS encoding ROK family protein yields the protein MPSSTSGDPASPIATHGGSVLPAVCVDAYNAELRSDEGFLGDRASRGAFRDTLESWRERLRTAGEDPFGDTPTETIGKSTLDRVLADGDPNAAGVVQAAIEAFAQEFAGVIRHLLRTPDWQGTPRIVVGGGLRGGRIGELVIGRTAVLLKGERCEVDLLPIRHDPDEAGLIGCAHLAPTWLFAGHDSILGVDIGGTNIRAGLVELRLDRGPDLARTRVREPLLWRHRKDQPGREQAVERLAEMLRTLIERAHKKKQMLAPFIGIGCPGLIRPDGRIARGGQNLPGDWEAEDFNLPARLREAIPAIGSHETVCLLHNDAVVQGLSEAPFMRDVPQWGVLTIGTGLGNARFTNRPRPP